Proteins from one Deinococcus planocerae genomic window:
- a CDS encoding FAD-binding oxidoreductase → MIPEKLAPTPSSPAPRPRSNGVPDNPLAAELTRSLGPKKVLSARSERLNYRYDAIQFGAVPLAVVLPESTADVVAAVRAARAAGVPIVGRGAASGLSGGAAPLRESLVVSFTRMTRLEVFPKRREARAQSGVVTLSVTEKARPHGLIYPPDPASFRTSTIGGNLGENAGGPMCFKYGVTGDYVKALEFVDEGGEVHELTRDAYDLAGLLIGSEGTLGLITEVTLRLTPPPRYTRTLMASFPEVGEAAEAVSAAIAAGAVPSKLEFMDRACTNAVEDFLDIGLPREAGAVLLVDTDGDDLETVEEERALVEAACLKAGGAVRRAQSDAESAALWQARRSVSPALGRIRPQRMNEDIVVPRSVLPEVVREIRALGDASGLPLVQFGHIGDGNLHPNVLFDPRRESPQAVHDLAHRIALVAIRHGGVLSGEHGIGTMKRPFMREAVDPVTLGALWSVKHALDPRGLLNPGKILPDEEGDGAHAHP, encoded by the coding sequence ATGATCCCTGAAAAACTCGCTCCTACCCCCAGTTCCCCCGCCCCTCGACCCCGCTCGAACGGCGTGCCGGACAATCCCCTCGCCGCCGAGCTGACCCGCAGCCTCGGACCGAAGAAAGTACTCTCGGCCCGCTCCGAGCGGCTGAACTACCGCTACGACGCCATTCAGTTCGGCGCGGTACCCCTGGCGGTCGTGCTGCCCGAGTCGACGGCGGACGTGGTGGCGGCGGTGCGGGCAGCGCGGGCGGCGGGCGTGCCCATCGTCGGGCGCGGCGCCGCGAGCGGGCTGAGCGGCGGGGCGGCGCCGCTCCGCGAGTCGCTGGTGGTCTCCTTCACCCGCATGACCCGGCTGGAGGTCTTCCCGAAGCGGCGTGAGGCGCGGGCGCAATCGGGCGTGGTGACGTTGAGCGTGACCGAAAAGGCGCGGCCCCACGGCCTGATCTACCCTCCCGACCCGGCCTCCTTCCGCACGAGCACCATCGGCGGCAACCTCGGCGAGAACGCGGGCGGGCCGATGTGCTTCAAGTACGGGGTGACGGGCGATTACGTGAAGGCGCTGGAGTTCGTGGACGAGGGCGGCGAGGTGCATGAACTCACCCGCGACGCCTATGACCTCGCCGGGCTCCTGATCGGCTCGGAGGGGACGCTCGGCCTGATCACGGAGGTGACCTTGCGTCTCACCCCGCCGCCGCGGTACACCCGCACCCTGATGGCGAGCTTCCCCGAGGTGGGCGAGGCTGCCGAGGCGGTGAGCGCCGCCATCGCCGCCGGGGCGGTGCCGAGCAAGCTGGAGTTCATGGACCGGGCGTGCACGAACGCGGTGGAAGACTTCCTCGACATCGGCCTGCCGCGCGAGGCGGGGGCGGTGCTGCTGGTGGACACCGACGGGGACGACCTGGAGACGGTGGAGGAGGAGCGGGCGCTCGTGGAGGCCGCGTGCCTGAAGGCCGGAGGAGCCGTGCGCCGGGCTCAGAGTGATGCGGAGAGCGCCGCCCTCTGGCAGGCCCGCCGCAGCGTCAGCCCCGCCCTGGGCCGCATCCGCCCCCAGCGCATGAACGAGGACATCGTGGTGCCCAGGAGCGTGCTGCCCGAGGTGGTCCGCGAGATCCGCGCGCTCGGGGACGCCTCGGGCCTGCCCCTCGTCCAGTTCGGGCACATCGGGGACGGCAACCTGCACCCCAACGTCCTCTTCGACCCCCGGCGCGAGTCCCCGCAGGCCGTCCACGATCTCGCGCACAGGATCGCCCTCGTCGCCATCCGGCACGGCGGGGTCCTGAGCGGCGAGCACGGCATCGGCACCATGAAGCGCCCCTTCATGCGCGAGGCGGTCGATCCCGTCACCCTCGGCGCCCTGTGGAGCGTCAAGCACGCCCTCGATCCCCGGGGGCTGCTCAACCCCGGCAAGATTCTCCCGGACGAGGAGGGGGACGGCGCCCATGCCCATCCTTGA
- the glcF gene encoding glycolate oxidase subunit GlcF has protein sequence MAHAVDACVHCGFCLPACPTYALLGDEMDSPRGRIVLMKEVLEGALPLEDAAPHLDRCLGCQACVTACPSGVPYGELITSFRGWSEPRRQRSPLDRAKRSAILKILPAPKVFSVAARIGQYAKPLAPLLPAALRAPMDLLPERVPAMQPNAGFTPAKSKRRGRVAFLAGCAQQALTPNFNAATLRVLSRNGVEVVIPEGQGCCGAAALHTGARDEALRLVRQNLDAFHPDEYDAILSNAAGCGAGLKEYPVVLHGLPDEERARAFAAKVQDISEYLGGLLREGDLERPMPTSRPLTVAYHDACHLAHAQGVRAAPRELLRAIPGVTVAEVPEGDLCCGSAGTYNLEQPELANQLGIRKARNILSTTPDLIASGNIGCHTQIQSHVRRAGDRVPVMHTVEVLDLAYRGEL, from the coding sequence ATGGCGCACGCGGTCGACGCCTGCGTTCACTGCGGCTTCTGTCTGCCCGCCTGCCCGACCTACGCGCTGCTCGGCGACGAGATGGATTCCCCGCGCGGGCGCATCGTCCTGATGAAGGAGGTGCTGGAGGGCGCGCTTCCCCTCGAAGACGCCGCCCCCCACCTCGACCGCTGCCTGGGCTGTCAGGCGTGCGTGACCGCCTGCCCCAGCGGCGTGCCCTACGGCGAACTCATCACCTCCTTCCGCGGCTGGAGCGAGCCCCGGCGCCAGCGCAGCCCCCTCGACCGGGCCAAGCGCTCGGCCATCCTCAAGATTCTTCCCGCCCCGAAGGTCTTCAGCGTCGCGGCGAGGATCGGCCAGTACGCTAAGCCGCTCGCCCCCCTGCTGCCCGCCGCCCTGCGCGCCCCGATGGACCTCTTGCCGGAGCGGGTCCCGGCGATGCAGCCGAACGCCGGGTTCACCCCTGCGAAGAGCAAGAGGCGGGGCCGGGTCGCCTTCCTCGCCGGGTGCGCCCAGCAGGCCCTCACGCCCAACTTCAACGCCGCCACCCTGCGGGTGCTCTCCCGCAACGGCGTCGAGGTCGTCATCCCCGAAGGGCAGGGCTGCTGCGGGGCCGCCGCCCTCCACACGGGCGCCCGCGACGAGGCCCTGCGGCTGGTCCGTCAGAACCTGGACGCCTTCCATCCAGACGAGTACGACGCGATCCTCTCCAACGCGGCGGGCTGCGGGGCAGGGCTCAAGGAATACCCGGTGGTCCTGCACGGTCTGCCGGACGAGGAGCGGGCGCGGGCCTTCGCGGCGAAGGTGCAGGACATCTCGGAGTACCTGGGGGGGCTCCTGCGCGAGGGTGACCTGGAGCGGCCCATGCCCACCTCGCGCCCCCTGACCGTCGCCTACCACGACGCCTGCCACCTCGCCCACGCGCAGGGCGTCCGTGCCGCCCCCCGCGAACTGCTGCGCGCCATTCCCGGCGTGACGGTGGCCGAGGTGCCGGAAGGCGACCTGTGCTGTGGCTCGGCGGGAACGTACAACCTCGAACAGCCCGAACTGGCGAACCAGCTCGGCATCCGCAAGGCGAGGAACATCCTCTCGACCACCCCCGACCTCATCGCCAGCGGCAACATCGGCTGCCACACCCAGATTCAGAGCCATGTGCGCCGAGCGGGGGACCGGGTGCCGGTGATGCACACGGTCGAGGTGCTGGACCTGGCGTACCGGGGGGAATTGTGA